Proteins encoded together in one Salarchaeum sp. JOR-1 window:
- the dcd gene encoding dCTP deaminase translates to MILSDADLLDRLEAGDLVVEPLDDPELQIQPASIDVRLGREFLEFQRANIPCIHPNDETEVDDYVTETVVDEGGEFILHPGDFVLGTTHERVEVPSDLVAQVEGRSSLGRLAVVVHATAGFIDPGFRGKITLELSNLGTAPVALSPGMRISQLVFTELTSSADRPYGSERGSKYQDQGGPQASRIRGDREFGGEQ, encoded by the coding sequence ATGATACTGTCCGACGCCGACCTCCTCGACCGACTGGAGGCCGGCGACCTCGTCGTCGAACCGCTCGACGACCCGGAGTTGCAGATTCAGCCCGCGAGTATCGACGTCCGGCTCGGCCGCGAGTTCCTGGAGTTCCAGCGCGCGAACATCCCCTGCATCCATCCGAACGACGAGACCGAGGTGGACGACTACGTCACGGAGACCGTCGTCGACGAGGGCGGCGAGTTCATCCTCCACCCCGGCGACTTCGTCCTCGGAACTACCCACGAGCGCGTCGAAGTCCCGTCCGACCTCGTGGCGCAGGTCGAGGGCCGGTCGTCGCTCGGACGGCTCGCCGTCGTTGTCCACGCTACAGCGGGGTTTATTGACCCAGGATTCCGTGGGAAAATAACACTCGAACTCTCCAACCTCGGAACCGCCCCGGTCGCGCTCAGTCCGGGGATGCGCATCAGTCAACTCGTGTTCACGGAGCTCACGAGCAGCGCCGACCGCCCGTACGGGAGCGAGCGCGGGTCGAAGTACCAGGATCAGGGCGGCCCGCAGGCGTCCCGCATCCGCGGCGACCGCGAGTTCG
- the pth2 gene encoding peptidyl-tRNA hydrolase Pth2: protein MKQAIVVRADLGMGTGKVAAQASHASLRAFEYADDRAQRAWKQGGQKKIVLKAGSERELYELSEEAKAAGLPSAVIEDAGHTQVEPGTPTALAIGPAAEADIDAITGDLSLF, encoded by the coding sequence ATGAAGCAAGCCATCGTCGTGCGCGCCGACCTCGGGATGGGGACGGGGAAGGTCGCCGCGCAGGCGTCGCACGCGTCGCTGCGGGCGTTCGAGTACGCTGACGACCGGGCGCAGCGAGCGTGGAAGCAGGGCGGACAGAAGAAGATCGTGCTCAAGGCCGGCTCGGAGCGCGAGCTCTACGAGCTGAGCGAGGAGGCGAAGGCCGCCGGCCTGCCCTCGGCCGTCATCGAGGACGCCGGACACACGCAGGTGGAACCGGGGACGCCGACCGCGCTCGCCATCGGGCCCGCGGCGGAGGCCGACATCGACGCGATAACGGGCGACCTCTCCCTGTTCTGA
- the truD gene encoding tRNA pseudouridine(13) synthase TruD, with amino-acid sequence MIDAHPLERAVGVERYASSTPGTGGRLRESPGDFRVREIEDFAAEPAGESAGDYPHVVVRATLTDWDTNGFARALSNRLGISRERVNWAGTKDKNAVTTQLFTVRAIDPGDVPDIRNAEVEVVGRAGRNIQFGDLVGNEFEIVVRDPDRPENANGITDELAAFGGQSTDAVAASAETADAGRSVAAPNFFGQQRFGSYRPVTHEVGLAVVRGDWEGAVLAYVGNPSEHEPPETRAAREFVEETRDWSAAIEEFPGHLRYERTVLNRLAENGGESEADFRAALETFPSNLQRLFVHAAQSYAFNRILSERMARGLPFSEPVEGDVVCFADADAPGDLTIPDPDRLQRATSERVSVLSRHAERGRAFVTAPLVGTETDLADGEQGDIERDVLADLDIAPSDFDLPGEFHSEGTRRAILVRTDIDVARDPLTFTFALPKGSYATVVLREYLKTSPLDL; translated from the coding sequence ATGATCGACGCACACCCGCTCGAACGCGCGGTCGGCGTCGAGCGCTACGCGAGCAGTACGCCGGGAACGGGCGGCCGCCTCCGCGAATCGCCCGGTGACTTTCGAGTGCGCGAGATCGAGGACTTCGCCGCCGAGCCCGCGGGCGAGAGCGCGGGCGACTACCCGCACGTGGTGGTGCGCGCGACGCTCACCGACTGGGACACGAACGGGTTCGCGCGCGCGCTCTCGAACCGCCTCGGCATCAGCCGCGAGCGCGTGAACTGGGCGGGCACGAAGGACAAGAACGCCGTCACCACCCAGCTGTTCACCGTGCGCGCCATCGACCCCGGGGACGTGCCCGATATTCGGAACGCCGAAGTCGAGGTGGTGGGACGCGCGGGTCGGAACATCCAGTTCGGCGATTTAGTGGGCAACGAGTTCGAAATCGTCGTCCGAGACCCCGACCGTCCCGAGAACGCGAACGGTATTACGGACGAACTCGCCGCGTTCGGCGGGCAGTCGACGGACGCGGTGGCGGCAAGCGCGGAGACTGCGGACGCAGGGCGATCCGTCGCGGCCCCCAACTTCTTCGGCCAGCAGCGCTTCGGGAGCTATCGGCCGGTCACGCACGAGGTCGGGCTGGCGGTGGTGCGCGGGGACTGGGAGGGCGCGGTGCTGGCGTACGTCGGGAACCCGAGCGAGCACGAACCCCCGGAGACGCGTGCGGCGCGCGAGTTCGTCGAGGAGACGCGGGACTGGAGTGCGGCCATCGAGGAGTTCCCGGGACACCTGCGGTACGAGCGCACCGTGCTGAATCGGCTGGCGGAGAACGGCGGCGAAAGCGAGGCCGACTTCCGGGCGGCCCTGGAGACGTTCCCGTCGAACCTCCAGCGGCTGTTCGTGCACGCGGCGCAGTCGTACGCGTTCAACCGCATCCTCTCGGAACGGATGGCTCGCGGCCTGCCGTTTTCGGAGCCGGTCGAGGGCGACGTGGTGTGTTTCGCGGACGCGGACGCGCCCGGCGACCTCACGATTCCCGACCCCGACCGCCTCCAGCGCGCGACCAGCGAGCGCGTGAGCGTGCTGTCCCGGCACGCGGAGCGCGGGCGGGCGTTCGTCACCGCGCCGCTCGTCGGGACGGAGACCGACCTCGCCGACGGCGAGCAGGGCGACATCGAGCGCGACGTGCTCGCCGACCTCGACATCGCGCCGAGCGACTTCGACCTCCCCGGCGAGTTCCACTCGGAGGGAACGCGGCGCGCGATACTCGTCCGGACCGACATCGACGTGGCCCGCGACCCGCTGACGTTCACGTTCGCGCTGCCGAAAGGCTCGTACGCGACCGTCGTCCTCCGCGAGTACCTCAAGACGAGCCCGCTCGACCTGTAG
- a CDS encoding VOC family protein produces the protein MSEYPVSDDLPDAPFHTTGVDHITMIGSNEEDTIEFYRDLLGMPLVLRQPNLDDPNQTHLFFDAGDGRILTFFVNEDRDSNPQPHRHRVGSVHHLSVSIDPHEFETVMESLDDAGHGFNVFDRGVFHSLYTRDHNGLVIELATDKYEIPDDRRGEVLAKTQEIREADGADYAEAEHLEEALDELGLDAEPVELPDAPTGAGV, from the coding sequence ATGTCCGAGTACCCAGTCAGTGACGACCTGCCGGACGCGCCGTTCCACACGACGGGCGTCGACCACATCACGATGATCGGCTCGAACGAGGAGGACACCATCGAGTTCTACCGCGACCTCCTCGGGATGCCGCTCGTCTTACGGCAGCCGAACCTCGACGACCCGAACCAGACCCACCTGTTCTTCGACGCGGGCGACGGCCGCATCCTCACGTTCTTCGTGAACGAAGACCGGGACTCGAACCCCCAGCCGCACCGCCACCGCGTCGGCTCCGTCCACCACCTCTCCGTCTCCATCGACCCCCACGAGTTCGAGACGGTGATGGAGAGTCTCGACGACGCCGGCCACGGCTTCAACGTCTTCGACCGCGGCGTCTTCCACTCGCTCTACACCCGCGACCACAACGGGCTGGTCATCGAACTCGCGACGGACAAGTACGAGATTCCCGACGACCGCCGGGGAGAAGTGCTCGCGAAGACCCAGGAGATTCGGGAGGCGGACGGCGCGGACTACGCGGAAGCCGAACACTTAGAGGAAGCGCTCGACGAGCTCGGACTGGACGCGGAGCCGGTCGAACTACCGGACGCGCCGACGGGCGCGGGCGTCTGA
- a CDS encoding DUF2103 domain-containing protein translates to MECRQCGAPLDKPGDYCLLCDTANCDAVVVDIEASRATLTFLDAERVEDDPRSPVLGETVVTTTPEPDAERAVAQVRNFAGRIADEIRRKRPETVFVTGEREVVRALRGDLHHELYRVSGADPVESVLERWGGRDLEIVEKSAAEKIGGSHTTLVGEREGWHAIETIAGHPHVKKIVPGPIDAGGASTRGGVRAKVTRADTNGNVRLLIREGSSVQENRVVTTAMDRETGERVRDDLNDALEDEGLKRDA, encoded by the coding sequence ATGGAGTGTCGGCAGTGTGGCGCGCCGCTGGACAAGCCCGGCGACTACTGCCTGCTGTGCGACACCGCGAACTGCGACGCCGTCGTGGTCGACATCGAGGCGTCGCGGGCGACGCTGACGTTTCTGGACGCGGAGCGCGTGGAGGACGACCCGCGCAGTCCCGTGCTCGGGGAAACGGTGGTGACGACGACGCCGGAGCCGGACGCGGAGCGCGCGGTGGCGCAGGTGCGGAACTTCGCGGGCCGCATCGCCGACGAAATCAGGCGGAAGCGTCCGGAGACGGTGTTCGTGACGGGCGAGCGCGAGGTGGTGCGGGCGCTGCGGGGCGACCTCCACCACGAACTCTACCGGGTGAGCGGGGCCGACCCAGTGGAGAGCGTTCTGGAGCGCTGGGGCGGTCGCGACCTCGAAATCGTGGAGAAATCCGCGGCGGAGAAAATCGGGGGGTCGCACACGACGCTCGTGGGGGAGCGCGAGGGCTGGCACGCCATCGAGACCATCGCCGGCCACCCCCACGTGAAGAAGATCGTGCCCGGCCCCATCGACGCCGGCGGCGCGAGCACGCGCGGCGGCGTGCGAGCGAAGGTGACGCGCGCGGACACGAACGGGAACGTCCGGCTGCTCATCCGCGAGGGGTCGTCGGTACAGGAGAACCGCGTGGTGACGACGGCGATGGATCGCGAGACCGGCGAGCGCGTCCGGGACGACCTGAACGACGCGCTCGAAGACGAGGGCCTGAAGCGGGACGCGTAA
- a CDS encoding 50S ribosomal protein L37ae codes for MAEKKSTTGSAGRFGARYGRVARRRVSEIESDTNKDHSCPECGAEKVSRKGTGIWQCGKCDYKFAGGAYRPETPGGESVQRSIRTALSEEEQEA; via the coding sequence ATGGCCGAGAAGAAGTCCACGACCGGGAGCGCCGGCCGATTCGGCGCTCGGTACGGTCGCGTCGCGCGCCGCCGCGTCTCCGAGATCGAGTCCGACACCAACAAGGATCACTCCTGCCCCGAGTGCGGCGCGGAGAAGGTCTCCCGCAAAGGCACCGGCATCTGGCAGTGCGGCAAGTGCGACTACAAGTTCGCGGGCGGCGCGTACCGTCCGGAGACGCCCGGCGGCGAGTCCGTGCAGCGCTCCATCCGCACCGCGCTCTCCGAGGAAGAACAGGAGGCATAA
- a CDS encoding DNA-directed RNA polymerase subunit P, whose product MSYKCSRCKRDVELDEYGGIRCPYCGHRVLLKERARDVKEVDVQ is encoded by the coding sequence ATGTCGTACAAGTGCTCGCGCTGCAAGCGGGACGTCGAACTCGACGAGTACGGCGGCATCCGCTGTCCGTACTGCGGGCACCGCGTGCTCCTGAAGGAGCGGGCGCGCGACGTGAAGGAAGTTGACGTCCAGTAG
- a CDS encoding KEOPS complex subunit Pcc1 — MTSSRHATTLRFSYASPAVAERIAASVRPESGAIEGDRTTASLSREGDTVTVDVVASDLTALRAGQNTWVTLLEVAERAGDT; from the coding sequence TTGACGTCCAGTAGGCACGCGACGACGCTTCGTTTCTCCTACGCTTCTCCCGCCGTCGCAGAGCGAATCGCCGCGAGCGTCCGCCCCGAATCCGGCGCTATCGAGGGCGACCGAACGACGGCGTCGCTCTCCCGGGAGGGCGACACCGTGACGGTCGACGTCGTGGCGAGCGACCTGACCGCGCTCCGCGCCGGCCAGAACACGTGGGTGACGCTGCTGGAAGTCGCGGAGCGCGCCGGGGATACCTAA
- a CDS encoding prefoldin subunit beta — MQGNLPPEAQEKLEELQDLQETAQTVSTQKQQAETQLSEAEAALDELDDIDEDTTMYREVGELLVQTEYDEAEDDLSEKVDNLELRVETLQKQEERVQEQFEDLQQELQEMLGGGGAGGPAPGGMGGGPGGA; from the coding sequence ATGCAGGGTAACCTTCCGCCGGAGGCCCAGGAGAAACTCGAAGAGCTTCAAGACCTCCAGGAGACCGCGCAGACAGTGTCGACGCAGAAACAGCAGGCCGAGACCCAGCTGAGCGAGGCCGAGGCCGCGCTCGACGAACTCGACGACATCGACGAGGACACGACGATGTACCGCGAGGTCGGCGAACTCCTCGTGCAGACGGAGTACGACGAGGCCGAGGACGACCTCTCGGAGAAAGTCGACAACCTCGAACTCCGCGTCGAGACGCTCCAGAAGCAGGAAGAACGCGTGCAGGAGCAGTTCGAAGACCTCCAGCAGGAACTGCAGGAGATGCTCGGCGGCGGTGGCGCTGGCGGCCCGGCGCCCGGCGGCATGGGCGGCGGTCCCGGCGGCGCGTAA
- a CDS encoding DUF3194 domain-containing protein — translation MEPTDEEVVETAAEAAEGYVFSQLATSDVDDLDVTVSFEDGVLDVEVYITAPDADVDLEQVADDAALVAGRAVDDLFADG, via the coding sequence ATGGAACCGACTGACGAGGAAGTCGTGGAGACCGCGGCCGAGGCAGCCGAAGGCTACGTGTTCTCGCAGCTGGCGACCTCGGACGTGGACGACCTCGACGTGACGGTGTCGTTCGAGGACGGCGTGCTCGACGTTGAAGTCTACATCACGGCGCCCGACGCGGATGTCGACCTCGAACAGGTGGCGGACGACGCCGCGCTCGTCGCAGGGCGGGCCGTCGACGACCTGTTCGCGGACGGTTAG
- a CDS encoding DUF2070 family protein has translation MTETQGDLASLSRYIFRAPNWYVSVAFALLVAAVTGIGAFETPSVLEDAWQGVFFVGIPTVVAALATTPVDRRLGGQLTYNRSSLLALVCELVVVAILAVAGVVTVLTPLGQQFVFDALTAALALVFAIRLLVVLAVSRNSPLLAAVPAGSQTATAAVLLFVYSGAMNYLELGGPLVGAFLSRPERAPTKIQYIFTPGDFVVLVGMTALYGLVAYGFLAVIDRPWKQSLGVSVLDFVRGFIGHIAEGTRELEDFFEQLGEDAVVPVTVLSARTGDGEKARFVLPMIHPGPMGEIGGGNLPQRIAESAEGLAFPPHATAGHDFNLVTEREVRPLLDAAERAHDRITYTDTATRSARVQSGEASLLGQVFGDDLLLTSTFAPGFADDVAYAVGLTASTEARVAGVDDVLLADAHNSNDGLDGDDLGHVVPGSQRSFDLIRGAGEVAERLVDADQHDLRMGVAWDETNWTPAEGIGPLGVRVAVLETDGQRTGYVLVDGNNMDPGVRDRLVDALEALELDDAEVMTTDTHIVNTVQSVNQVGGALDVDDLEALLCDLTSEAVDDLEPVEAGMASEHATVTVFGNDRTETLASHANAAVSMGGALALVVAFATMVLSALVFFAT, from the coding sequence ATGACGGAGACGCAGGGCGACCTCGCGAGCCTCTCGCGGTACATCTTCCGCGCGCCGAACTGGTACGTCAGTGTCGCGTTCGCCCTGCTCGTCGCCGCAGTCACGGGCATCGGCGCGTTCGAGACGCCGTCCGTGCTGGAGGACGCCTGGCAGGGCGTCTTCTTCGTCGGCATTCCGACCGTCGTCGCCGCGCTCGCGACGACGCCCGTCGACCGCCGGCTCGGCGGGCAACTCACCTACAACCGCTCGTCGCTGCTCGCGCTCGTCTGCGAACTCGTCGTCGTCGCAATCCTCGCCGTCGCCGGCGTCGTCACCGTGCTCACGCCGCTCGGCCAGCAGTTCGTGTTCGACGCCCTCACCGCCGCGCTCGCGCTCGTGTTCGCGATACGGCTGCTCGTCGTGCTCGCGGTCTCCCGGAACTCCCCGCTCCTCGCCGCCGTCCCTGCGGGCAGCCAGACCGCGACCGCTGCGGTTCTCCTGTTCGTCTACTCGGGCGCGATGAACTACCTCGAACTCGGCGGCCCGCTCGTCGGGGCGTTCCTCTCCCGGCCCGAGCGCGCGCCCACCAAGATCCAGTACATCTTCACGCCCGGAGACTTCGTCGTCCTCGTCGGCATGACCGCGCTCTACGGACTCGTCGCGTACGGTTTCCTCGCCGTCATCGACCGGCCGTGGAAGCAGAGCCTCGGCGTCAGCGTCCTCGATTTCGTCCGGGGGTTCATCGGCCACATCGCCGAAGGAACCCGCGAACTTGAGGACTTCTTCGAGCAACTCGGCGAGGACGCCGTCGTCCCCGTCACCGTTCTCTCCGCACGCACCGGGGACGGCGAGAAGGCGCGGTTCGTTCTCCCGATGATTCACCCCGGGCCGATGGGCGAAATCGGCGGCGGTAACCTCCCTCAGCGGATCGCGGAATCCGCCGAGGGCCTCGCGTTCCCGCCGCACGCGACCGCCGGCCACGACTTCAACCTCGTCACGGAACGCGAGGTGCGTCCGCTCCTCGACGCCGCCGAGCGCGCACACGACCGCATCACCTACACCGACACCGCCACCCGGAGCGCGCGCGTGCAGTCCGGCGAGGCGTCCCTGCTCGGGCAGGTGTTCGGCGACGACCTCCTCCTCACGTCGACGTTCGCGCCCGGGTTCGCGGACGACGTGGCGTACGCCGTCGGTCTCACCGCCAGCACGGAGGCCCGGGTCGCCGGCGTGGACGACGTGCTGCTCGCGGACGCGCACAACTCGAACGACGGCCTCGACGGCGACGACCTCGGGCACGTCGTCCCGGGGAGCCAGCGCTCCTTCGACCTGATACGGGGGGCGGGCGAGGTCGCGGAACGCCTCGTGGACGCCGACCAGCACGACCTCCGGATGGGCGTCGCGTGGGACGAGACGAACTGGACGCCAGCGGAGGGAATCGGCCCGCTCGGCGTCCGCGTCGCCGTCCTCGAAACCGACGGTCAGCGCACGGGCTACGTGCTCGTCGACGGGAACAACATGGATCCCGGCGTCCGCGACCGCCTCGTGGACGCGCTCGAAGCCCTCGAGTTGGATGACGCGGAGGTGATGACGACCGATACGCATATCGTGAACACCGTCCAGTCGGTGAACCAGGTCGGGGGCGCGCTCGACGTGGACGACCTCGAAGCGCTCCTCTGCGACCTCACCAGCGAGGCCGTCGACGACCTCGAACCCGTCGAGGCCGGGATGGCGAGCGAGCACGCGACAGTCACCGTGTTCGGGAACGACAGAACCGAGACGCTCGCCAGTCACGCGAACGCCGCCGTCTCGATGGGCGGCGCGCTCGCGCTCGTCGTCGCGTTCGCCACGATGGTTCTCAGCGCGCTCGTCTTCTTCGCGACCTAA
- a CDS encoding GMP synthase subunit A yields the protein MTHIVVVDNHGQFTHLEKRALRDLGVDVDLVENTTDPADVDADGIVLSGGPSIERAGRSADYLDLDVPVLGICLGMQLIADELGGRVGSGDYGGYADVTVDIVDEDDPLVGSLAPETRVWASHADEVKELPEGFTLTATSDVCDVEAMSDTDRDLYGVQWHPEVAHTERGEEVFENFLERC from the coding sequence ATGACGCACATCGTCGTCGTGGACAACCACGGCCAGTTCACGCACCTCGAGAAGCGCGCGCTGCGCGACCTCGGGGTGGACGTGGATCTGGTGGAGAACACCACCGACCCGGCGGACGTGGATGCCGACGGTATCGTGCTCTCGGGCGGGCCGAGCATCGAGCGCGCGGGCCGGTCGGCGGACTACCTCGACCTCGACGTCCCCGTGCTCGGAATCTGTCTCGGGATGCAGCTCATCGCGGACGAACTCGGCGGCCGCGTCGGCTCCGGCGACTACGGCGGGTACGCGGACGTGACCGTGGACATCGTGGACGAGGACGACCCGCTGGTCGGGTCGCTCGCGCCCGAAACCCGGGTGTGGGCGAGCCACGCCGACGAGGTGAAAGAACTCCCCGAGGGATTCACGCTCACCGCGACGAGCGACGTGTGCGACGTGGAGGCGATGAGCGACACCGACCGCGACCTCTACGGCGTCCAGTGGCACCCCGAGGTCGCGCACACGGAGCGCGGCGAGGAAGTGTTCGAGAACTTCCTCGAGCGCTGCTAA
- a CDS encoding DUF192 domain-containing protein: MRLRHNPDDSARTLATEVEVADGLVSRGLGLMFRRSIPDDYALAFRHDEAKPRGLHMVFVPFDIDVVWTENEEVTAVETLSAWTGRETAVADDLYELPAGAASEVSVGDRLWLEV, from the coding sequence GTGCGACTCCGACACAATCCCGACGACAGCGCGCGCACGCTCGCGACCGAGGTGGAGGTCGCGGACGGCCTGGTGAGCCGCGGGCTCGGCCTGATGTTCCGGCGGTCGATCCCGGACGACTACGCGCTCGCGTTCCGGCACGACGAGGCGAAACCGCGCGGCCTTCACATGGTGTTCGTGCCGTTCGATATCGACGTGGTGTGGACTGAGAACGAGGAGGTGACGGCGGTGGAGACGCTGTCGGCGTGGACGGGGCGCGAGACGGCAGTTGCGGACGACCTGTACGAGCTCCCGGCGGGCGCGGCGAGCGAGGTGTCGGTCGGCGACCGGTTGTGGTTAGAGGTATGA